The following are from one region of the Silene latifolia isolate original U9 population chromosome 9, ASM4854445v1, whole genome shotgun sequence genome:
- the LOC141600796 gene encoding uncharacterized protein LOC141600796 — protein MAPFKTLYGRRYRSPICWDDSAEIMVLEPRIVQDMVEQVKLIRQKMKAAQDRQMSYADLHRRDMEFEVGDKVLLKVSPMRRVMRFGKKGKLSQKFIGPYEILDRVGEVAYRLTLPPTLDRVHNVFHVFQLQRYVSDPSHMLEVENIELDESLSYLEVPKEILDRKVRKTRTGETVLLKVLWFNHNVEEAT, from the coding sequence atggctccgtttAAGAcattatatgggaggagatacaggagtccgatttgctgggatgatagcgcAGAGATAATGGTTTTAGAACCACGGATAGTACAAGATATGGTGGAACAAGTGAagttgattcggcaaaagatgaaggCGGCCCAGGATAGACAAatgagttatgcagatttacatcgtcgggacatggAGTTCgaagttggggataaggttcttttgaaagtgtcacctatgcgtagGGTGAtgcggtttggtaagaaaggaaagctaagccagaagttcaTTGGcccgtatgagattttggatcgtgtgggggaggttgcttatcggttaacTTTGCCACCAACTTTGGATCGAgtacacaatgtgtttcatgtgtttCAACTACAAaggtatgtgagtgacccttctCATATGCTAGAGGTTGAGAACATTGAGTTGGATGAATCtttgtcttaccttgaggtgccaAAAGAGATTCTAGATCGCAAGGTTCGCAAGACTAGAACTGGGGAGACAGTGTTGCTAAAGGTTTTATGGTTCAATCACAACGTTGAGGAAGCAACATAG